A stretch of the Leisingera thetidis genome encodes the following:
- a CDS encoding H-NS family nucleoid-associated regulatory protein yields MAIDLKGLSAAELEALAKEIEVRKVEVEDEAKKSAYAEMLAIAEKHGVAFEEAIALHGGKGRKSSAKAPAKYANPADRSQTWSGRGRKPAWVHEALEAGKPLEDLEI; encoded by the coding sequence ATGGCAATTGATCTAAAGGGGCTGAGTGCCGCTGAATTGGAAGCGCTGGCCAAGGAAATCGAAGTCCGCAAAGTGGAAGTAGAGGACGAGGCAAAGAAAAGCGCTTATGCCGAAATGCTGGCCATTGCGGAAAAACATGGCGTGGCCTTTGAAGAGGCTATTGCTCTGCATGGCGGAAAGGGGCGTAAGTCAAGCGCAAAGGCACCTGCTAAATACGCCAATCCAGCTGACCGATCCCAAACCTGGAGCGGCCGCGGGCGTAAACCTGCTTGGGTCCACGAAGCTTTGGAAGCTGGGAAGCCCCTCGAGGATCTTGAGATCTGA
- a CDS encoding metallopeptidase family protein — MHHDLDHFERIARATIASLPRAFRPAADNVILRIAEWPAPTMLDELGFADPYELTGLYEGIPMTEKSVLDMAPPPDVVWLFRQPILAEWRDRGDVELNQLIAHVVIHEFAHHFGWTDEEIAAIDQWWV; from the coding sequence ATGCACCACGACCTTGACCATTTCGAGAGGATCGCTCGCGCCACTATAGCTTCCCTGCCGAGGGCCTTCAGGCCAGCTGCAGATAACGTCATTCTGCGCATTGCCGAATGGCCTGCGCCGACCATGCTGGACGAACTTGGTTTTGCAGATCCATATGAACTGACGGGGCTCTACGAGGGAATACCTATGACCGAGAAATCGGTTCTCGATATGGCGCCACCTCCGGATGTTGTCTGGCTCTTCCGACAGCCGATTTTGGCGGAATGGCGTGACCGCGGTGATGTCGAACTGAACCAGTTGATCGCGCATGTTGTTATTCACGAGTTCGCCCATCATTTCGGATGGACTGACGAGGAGATCGCAGCCATCGACCAATGGTGGGTCTGA
- a CDS encoding UPF0149 family protein, with the protein MGQSHQELDRLNALLHALPVENMPMSLSELDGYVTGILSCSDMIPPSEWLPHVWGETGEAHFPDQKAAEETIGAVMAHYNSVADAMSRSFWIEPVYEVDPNSDETMWEPWVDGFTRAMGLRPEAWERLLDQTDEETRATMIFLMALQDIYTGQSKFTDDEIDQIDLEAPDLIPNCVATILHQSRPELSRPEPEILSGMPFKAGPRPGRNEPCSCGSGRKYKQCCGRN; encoded by the coding sequence ATGGGCCAATCACATCAAGAGCTTGATCGCCTCAACGCGCTGCTGCATGCGCTGCCCGTCGAAAACATGCCTATGTCGCTTAGCGAACTTGATGGCTACGTGACCGGCATTCTTTCTTGTAGTGACATGATCCCGCCCTCGGAATGGCTGCCCCATGTCTGGGGCGAGACCGGCGAAGCACATTTTCCTGACCAGAAAGCCGCAGAAGAAACGATCGGTGCAGTCATGGCGCATTACAATTCGGTGGCCGACGCGATGTCCCGCTCGTTTTGGATCGAGCCTGTCTACGAGGTTGATCCCAACAGCGATGAGACGATGTGGGAGCCTTGGGTCGATGGCTTCACCCGCGCCATGGGCTTGCGGCCGGAAGCTTGGGAACGCCTGCTCGATCAGACCGACGAAGAGACGCGGGCCACGATGATCTTTTTGATGGCGTTACAAGACATCTACACTGGCCAAAGCAAGTTCACGGACGACGAAATTGACCAGATCGACCTTGAAGCCCCCGATCTGATCCCGAATTGCGTAGCGACAATTCTGCACCAGTCACGTCCTGAACTTTCCCGCCCTGAGCCTGAAATTCTTTCCGGCATGCCTTTCAAGGCTGGTCCTCGACCAGGTCGAAACGAACCGTGCTCCTGCGGGTCGGGCCGCAAATACAAACAGTGTTGTGGTCGGAACTGA
- a CDS encoding P1 family peptidase, with product MNVKPRARDLGLPFNGETGPYNAITDIKGLKVGFTTLTDQSRNIRTGVTAILPRGDASEPMPVWAGQYALNGNGEMTGTHWINDAGYFAGPICITNTHSVGMAHHGATRWMIETYKDYFCKEHAWAMPVVAETYDGVLNDINSQHVTSEHAIAALNSATSGPVAEGAVGGGNGMICYEFKGGTGTASRRIEIGGETYTVAALVQANHGIRPWLNILGKPVGKMMPEDRILEQETGSIIVILATDAPLSALSLRQVAKRAAIGIGRGGSPGGNNSGDIFLALSVANEQRMPQMETALTTRTELNMELLDPFYLAAVECVEESVVNAIVAGEDTPSFKPEGLVCKGIDTTRLSKLFC from the coding sequence ATGAACGTAAAACCTCGTGCGCGCGATCTGGGCCTGCCGTTTAACGGTGAAACCGGCCCTTATAATGCCATCACAGATATCAAAGGTTTGAAGGTCGGGTTCACAACGCTGACGGACCAATCCCGCAATATCCGGACCGGCGTGACGGCAATCCTGCCGCGCGGGGACGCATCGGAACCCATGCCGGTCTGGGCCGGTCAATATGCCCTCAATGGCAATGGTGAGATGACCGGCACCCATTGGATCAACGATGCCGGTTACTTCGCGGGCCCCATCTGCATCACCAATACCCATTCTGTCGGTATGGCCCATCATGGGGCAACCCGCTGGATGATTGAAACCTATAAGGACTATTTCTGTAAAGAGCATGCCTGGGCCATGCCGGTTGTGGCAGAAACCTATGATGGCGTTCTGAATGACATCAATAGCCAACATGTCACCTCCGAGCATGCGATCGCCGCGCTGAACAGCGCCACATCCGGGCCGGTTGCCGAAGGTGCTGTTGGCGGCGGCAATGGCATGATCTGTTATGAGTTCAAAGGGGGCACAGGAACCGCCTCTCGGCGGATCGAAATCGGGGGCGAAACTTATACCGTGGCCGCACTCGTACAGGCCAACCATGGGATCCGGCCATGGCTCAACATCCTTGGAAAACCAGTCGGGAAAATGATGCCCGAAGACCGGATCCTCGAACAGGAAACCGGATCGATCATCGTCATACTCGCCACCGATGCTCCCTTGTCCGCCCTGTCACTGAGGCAGGTCGCCAAAAGGGCAGCTATCGGCATCGGGCGTGGGGGCAGCCCGGGGGGGAACAATTCGGGCGACATTTTCCTGGCGCTTTCCGTCGCCAACGAACAGCGCATGCCGCAGATGGAAACGGCGCTGACGACGCGCACCGAACTCAACATGGAGTTGCTTGATCCTTTTTACCTTGCAGCTGTCGAATGCGTGGAAGAATCCGTTGTGAATGCAATTGTCGCAGGAGAAGACACGCCGTCCTTCAAGCCCGAGGGGTTGGTTTGCAAGGGAATCGACACGACCAGATTGTCAAAGCTCTTTTGTTGA
- a CDS encoding extracellular solute-binding protein, translated as MRRLTTSAFALALSASSAFAEGELVIYHWFEYIPQALLDKFSEETGVTVTMDTYDSNEAMLASLKAGALGTYDVAVPTDFMVKIMSQDGLLDTIADGELKNKSNISPEWADPIFDPGRTHSIPYQWGSSSFMVDTAKYGGDIDTTDILFNPPAELSNKINLLDSQSDLFALAALHMGFPQCSTDREQLKALNDMLMSAKEHWTSFNSDTAREVLVSGDVAVGQITDGFAAKARAEKETLKYAFPTQGYVVWMDNVVLLKDAPNRENALKFMDFLLEPENIAVVSNYARYGTGVSEAEAFLDPELATLPEANPPATAGTPVFVEACDEATQAVYDQIWTNLKK; from the coding sequence ATGAGACGCCTTACCACATCTGCATTTGCGCTTGCTCTTTCAGCTTCCTCAGCATTCGCTGAGGGGGAATTAGTAATTTATCACTGGTTCGAATACATCCCGCAGGCGCTGCTGGACAAGTTCAGCGAAGAGACCGGTGTTACGGTGACAATGGACACCTACGACTCGAATGAAGCGATGCTGGCTTCTCTCAAAGCAGGCGCGCTTGGCACCTATGACGTGGCTGTGCCCACAGATTTCATGGTAAAAATCATGAGCCAGGATGGCCTGCTGGACACCATTGCCGACGGAGAGCTGAAGAACAAGTCAAACATATCGCCCGAATGGGCAGACCCCATCTTTGATCCAGGGCGAACGCATTCAATTCCTTATCAGTGGGGGTCCTCGTCGTTCATGGTTGATACCGCGAAATATGGCGGCGACATTGATACAACGGATATCTTGTTCAACCCACCAGCGGAACTGTCCAACAAAATTAACTTGCTGGACAGTCAGAGTGATCTCTTTGCTCTGGCAGCCCTGCATATGGGTTTCCCCCAATGTTCAACGGATCGCGAGCAGCTGAAAGCGCTGAACGATATGCTGATGAGCGCTAAAGAGCACTGGACCTCTTTCAATTCGGACACCGCAAGAGAAGTGCTTGTGTCGGGTGATGTGGCCGTCGGCCAAATTACCGACGGCTTCGCCGCCAAGGCTCGCGCTGAAAAAGAAACCTTAAAATATGCCTTCCCGACGCAGGGATATGTTGTCTGGATGGACAATGTCGTTTTGCTGAAAGATGCGCCAAACCGTGAAAATGCTTTGAAATTCATGGACTTCCTGCTTGAGCCTGAAAACATTGCAGTCGTTTCCAACTATGCGCGCTATGGCACCGGCGTGTCCGAGGCCGAGGCATTCCTTGATCCCGAGCTGGCAACGCTGCCGGAAGCGAATCCGCCTGCGACCGCAGGTACACCGGTTTTTGTTGAAGCGTGCGACGAAGCAACTCAGGCTGTGTATGACCAAATTTGGACAAACCTGAAAAAATGA
- a CDS encoding MurR/RpiR family transcriptional regulator, producing MKLAVIIANDVNDRKITQMDANPVFKNIRANLPRLTKSEAGIARYILNNEARIALETGASLAAATRVSEITVSRFLKKLGYRGIRDLKEQLKTQAPQTQVDSTERFMRLLSSSDNMILEAESDAIRKLSSQLAREEWPSMIASVHQAERVFVTGFQTVRGMAEDFARRLGIVRDAVRHLSVHEGGLVEWAPPAPSIQDTKNVLILIDIQPYAREAEKTCRIAKGMGFQIVVFTDEFNNWAYGYTQHVFHIESKTGLFLESTAALNSMLNFAIHAVAEREPEISRARIENWLEMTKELNLFS from the coding sequence ATGAAACTGGCAGTTATAATAGCAAATGATGTGAATGACAGAAAGATAACACAAATGGATGCAAACCCTGTATTCAAGAACATTCGCGCGAATTTGCCCCGGCTGACCAAGTCGGAGGCGGGCATAGCCCGGTATATTCTGAACAACGAGGCGCGCATCGCGCTGGAGACCGGCGCATCTCTAGCTGCGGCCACACGGGTCAGCGAAATCACCGTCAGCCGCTTTTTGAAGAAGCTCGGCTATCGCGGCATCCGTGATCTCAAGGAACAGCTGAAAACCCAAGCCCCCCAGACGCAGGTGGACAGCACTGAGCGTTTCATGCGACTCCTGTCCAGCAGCGACAACATGATCCTGGAAGCGGAAAGCGATGCAATCCGCAAGCTCTCCAGTCAGCTCGCCCGCGAGGAGTGGCCGAGCATGATTGCATCCGTCCACCAGGCGGAGAGAGTGTTTGTGACCGGTTTTCAAACGGTGCGCGGCATGGCGGAAGACTTTGCCCGTCGGCTTGGCATCGTCAGGGATGCTGTCCGTCATCTTTCCGTCCACGAAGGCGGTTTGGTGGAATGGGCGCCTCCGGCACCCTCCATCCAGGATACGAAAAACGTCCTGATTTTGATTGACATTCAGCCCTATGCCCGGGAAGCGGAAAAGACCTGCAGGATCGCCAAGGGGATGGGTTTTCAAATTGTCGTTTTTACGGATGAATTCAATAACTGGGCCTATGGCTACACCCAACATGTCTTTCACATAGAGTCCAAAACTGGCCTGTTCCTTGAATCAACGGCTGCATTGAATTCGATGTTGAATTTCGCAATACATGCAGTCGCGGAACGGGAGCCCGAGATATCACGCGCTCGGATTGAGAATTGGCTCGAAATGACGAAAGAGCTAAATCTCTTTAGCTGA